A window of the Mesotoga sp. Brook.08.105.5.1 genome harbors these coding sequences:
- the scpB gene encoding SMC-Scp complex subunit ScpB, whose amino-acid sequence MNEELTKKAIIEALIFSARSGIEPSRIASIIGMKLNQVMLLLEELEGEYQGHDHGVMIKSVNGRLRFYTKASIQSYVSQISVRPLVSITDTQMEVLATVAVKGPLTRNDVELIRGRSSQAQLLELSKMGLVGKRKSKLPGRPYLYKVSSRFYELFQVDDLAEIVQGLAIGGGEDSFEASRDDLTDNGNVEKEVDSSDPGRESEGERQDRDIPET is encoded by the coding sequence GTGAACGAGGAATTGACAAAGAAGGCAATTATCGAAGCGCTGATCTTCTCTGCAAGAAGCGGCATTGAGCCGTCAAGAATCGCGTCGATTATCGGTATGAAGCTGAATCAGGTTATGTTACTGCTTGAAGAGCTAGAGGGAGAATACCAAGGACATGATCATGGTGTAATGATTAAGTCCGTTAACGGCAGGCTCAGATTCTATACCAAAGCATCGATTCAGTCATATGTAAGTCAAATATCGGTGAGACCTCTGGTGAGCATTACCGACACTCAGATGGAAGTTTTGGCGACTGTGGCTGTGAAGGGACCGCTAACAAGAAATGATGTTGAACTAATAAGAGGAAGGTCTTCTCAAGCCCAGCTTTTAGAGCTGTCTAAGATGGGACTTGTGGGCAAGAGGAAATCGAAGCTGCCGGGCAGACCTTACCTCTACAAAGTCAGTTCGCGCTTCTACGAATTGTTCCAGGTTGACGATCTCGCGGAGATTGTTCAGGGGTTGGCTATTGGCGGGGGGGAAGATAGTTTTGAGGCTTCACGAGATGATCTCACAGATAACGGGAATGTCGAGAAGGAAGTCGACTCAAGCGATCCTGGACGGGAGAGTGAAGGTGAACGGCAGGATCGAGACATACCCGAGACTTGA
- a CDS encoding segregation/condensation protein A, which yields MEQLELVFSFPEFEGPLDLLVYLVRKHRVDIRSIPITVIADEFIAHVNKMKSLDMVVTSDFLVMASTLMEMKSKALLPRMSNNEAEVFENQQKELYKSVEEYKALKDLSKEFRVKLYDAYSYERATAKPVVDQKRKEDLPDELTEAFKAILKETVLRERVYTIVSESINVEDRMLQIEQLYETIELYKFLMDLESRSEVIVSFLAVLELLKLNRYYLESVEPLVLRRRV from the coding sequence GTGGAACAGCTTGAACTGGTCTTCAGTTTCCCTGAATTCGAAGGACCGCTTGACTTGCTCGTGTATTTAGTCAGGAAACACCGGGTAGACATTCGTTCGATCCCCATCACAGTCATAGCAGACGAGTTCATTGCACACGTCAACAAGATGAAATCTCTGGATATGGTAGTGACTTCCGATTTCCTGGTGATGGCTTCAACTCTCATGGAGATGAAGTCCAAGGCTCTGCTCCCCAGAATGAGCAATAATGAAGCCGAAGTGTTTGAAAATCAGCAGAAAGAACTCTACAAAAGCGTAGAGGAGTATAAGGCCTTAAAGGACCTGTCAAAAGAATTCCGGGTAAAGCTCTACGATGCTTACAGCTATGAAAGGGCAACAGCCAAACCGGTAGTTGATCAGAAGAGGAAAGAGGATCTTCCGGACGAACTTACGGAAGCTTTCAAAGCCATTCTAAAGGAGACGGTATTAAGAGAAAGAGTATATACAATCGTTTCCGAGAGCATAAACGTTGAAGACCGAATGCTTCAGATAGAACAGCTCTATGAGACAATTGAGCTGTACAAGTTCCTTATGGATCTCGAAAGCAGATCGGAAGTAATTGTCTCCTTTCTTGCAGTGCTTGAACTCCTGAAGCTCAACAGGTACTATCTTGAAAGTGTAGAGCCTCTCGTTCTCAGAAGGAGGGTTTAG
- a CDS encoding pseudouridine synthase: MNGRIETYPRLDVIPGSSEILLDGSKLSFSIEEKVVYLVNKPLGYLSAMSDDRGRKTLADLISERIKERVFHVGRLDQDSCGLIIMTNDGDLANLVSHPSSEIEKTYVVGIKGRLTDQDIEAVRAGVTLADGFRTAPAKIRLVRSDEDLSKYSITIHEGHKREIREILRVFNKQVSTLVRVAIGTLGISLVPNPGDIKRLSKREIESLKKGAQKRSPGKDNKRL, translated from the coding sequence GTGAACGGCAGGATCGAGACATACCCGAGACTTGATGTAATTCCGGGGTCTTCAGAAATTCTTCTTGACGGAAGTAAGCTAAGCTTTTCCATAGAAGAAAAAGTCGTATATTTGGTTAACAAACCTCTTGGTTATCTCAGCGCCATGAGCGATGATCGTGGAAGAAAGACGTTGGCTGATCTGATAAGTGAAAGGATTAAGGAGAGAGTATTTCACGTAGGCAGACTGGACCAAGACAGCTGCGGATTAATAATCATGACGAATGATGGTGATCTCGCTAATCTCGTTTCTCATCCTTCTTCAGAGATAGAGAAGACTTACGTCGTGGGAATAAAGGGAAGACTTACCGATCAGGATATCGAAGCTGTGAGGGCTGGTGTTACACTTGCCGATGGATTCAGAACAGCTCCGGCAAAGATAAGACTGGTCAGAAGTGATGAAGATCTGTCGAAGTATTCGATTACGATTCACGAAGGCCACAAACGAGAAATTAGGGAGATTCTCAGGGTATTCAACAAACAGGTTTCCACTCTTGTCAGAGTTGCTATAGGCACTCTTGGCATATCTCTTGTTCCAAATCCAGGTGACATAAAAAGGCTAAGCAAGAGGGAGATTGAATCGCTGAAGAAAGGGGCCCAGAAAAGGAGCCCCGGTAAGGACAACAAGAGATTGTAG